The genomic region GGAAGCTGACGGCTGCAGAGCTGAAAAAGGCGGATATAGTCCTGCTCCTGACCGACCACTCTGCCTATGATTATCATTTCATCGCCCGGCATGCCGCCTGCATTATTGATACGCGAAACGCTTTCCATAAATCAGGGATAAAAAACAGGAAGATCATAAAGGCGTGAAGGATGACGATTCAAGTCAGCTCAAAGTACAATATCTGTGAGTATCGATATACAGGTCATTACCGCAGCCTTAAAGGGAGTCCGATGAAACTAACAGGTATCACAGGGCAGGATGGCGCATACCTGGCAGAACTGCTCCTGAATAAAGGATACATGGTCCACGGCATCAAGCGCCGGGCATCGCTGTTCAATACCCAGAGGATCGACCACCTCTATCAGGACCCTCATGAAAAAATGCCAAGGTTCAAGCCCCACTACAGCGATCTTACTGATTCGACCAACCTCATCCGCATCATTCAGGAGACCCAGCCGAACGAGATTTACAACATAATAATGCGGGAGGGAAAATGACAAATATCGTTGCAGGTCTAATGTCATTTTTTGTTCCTTTCAGCATAACGCTCTTCATCCTTCCGAGGCTCGCCAGTATTGCCTCTGAACTGGGACTCGTTGACCATCCGAACCGTCGTAAGGTGCATAACCTCCCTAAACCGCTGGTTGGAGGCCTCGGAATGTCTCTTGGTGTTGCATTCGCCTGCCTTCTCTTTCTGCCACTTACGAACATGCGGGGATATTATGCCGGAGCAATCTTGCTTGTCGTCATAGGCTTTTTTGATGATTTCAGGGAAATCCACCACAGAATGAAGTTTATAGCTCAGATATTATCAGCTATCCTGGTCATCTACTTCAGCAATGTCTCTCTCCATACCTTCGGAGAGCTTCTTTATCTATGGAATATCAACTTCGATGCTTTGACAGTGCCAATGACTGTAATCGGTTTTGTGGGGGTGATCAATGCGATAAACATGGTTGACGGTGTTGACGGTCTTGCAGGCGGCATATCACTCATATCCTTCATCTCGTTCGCTTATCTTGCCTATCTTGATAATCATCGGGATACAATGATGCTCAGCATAGCGCTTTCGGGGGCTCTCATCGCCTTCATGAGATACAATTGGCATCCCTCCCGACTTTTCATGGGAGATGCAGGGAGCCTCTTTTTAGGTTTTTCGGCAGCTTTTGTTTCCATCGTCCTGACCCAGGAGCCGAACAGCGTAGCCCGTCCTGTTGCCCCTTTGATAAGCCTTACGGTCCCGATTGATGACACATTGACGGTCATGATCAAGCGGCTGATGAAAGGCAAGAGCCCCTTTTACCCTGACAAAAAACACTTGCATCATGTATTACTCAAGTTCGGCTTCAGCAAACTACAGACGGTCGCGATAATCCTCGGCTTGTCCGCAGTATTTTCGTCTATCGCGCTTGCAGGAACCCTGCTTGAAGTTCCTGAATACTATCTTTTCTATCTATTTCTCACCTATTTTTTTAGCTATTTCATTGCATCCTTCTTCATCAGGAACATACTGTTGAAGCGGAAAAGAAATTCCCGGCTTCGCGCAAAGATTATGCTGAAGTAGCTGTTTCCGGTTACTGGAGCAATATCAGGAGAAACATGGAAGCTCTTAAGGAGGCGGGCTTACTTTACACTTACAAAAAAGTGGAACTTCCGGTAGGAAAGGATTACGCCGTCAGTAACGATCTCTTCAACCCTGATGCCAGGTGAAAGCTCCTGCCCTTCTCTCATCATGCGTTCATTGATCCTGGCCATCCTTCCTGAGGGCTTTTCCGAATAGAGAAAGGCCGTTATCGAAAAAACAGGAAGACCGCCTTTCACGGAAGGCGGCAGTTCTGAAAACTTGTATAACTTCTTTTCCGGCAGAGGCTCTGCTGCAACCTCAGGCTTTCCCTCAAGAATCGCTACCTCGGTTACTTTCTGTCTTTCATGGTCCGCCTTTTGCTCGCCATTTATGCGGCCGGCTGACTTCTGTTCATCTTCCTGCATCTTCTTCCTGAGCGCCAGAAGCCTCTCACGTAGCACAGAATCCTTCTCTGCAGGAGGAGGAACCGGCGTACTGCTCACCGATGCCTTCCCTGCTGCTGCGCCTGATGCTACCTCGCCTGCAGGTTCCTTCACTTCAGGCATCTTCACGTCCTGACTTGCAGACGGAGCTGCCAAAGGCTGGCTGGCAGGGGCCGCCGGCATAACAGAATCAGCCGATTTCTTCGGCAGGAACCACCAGAACAGGAGCGCGGCATTCAGGACAAAAACGGCGATCAGAATATACGGCCAGACAGGTCTTCGCTGTGAATGATAGACAATAGAGTCCTGTTCACTAAGACCGGGGATCTTCCCTCTCCTGCGTTCCTTTTCAAGCTTTTTGAGTGCATCCAGTATGTAAGACATGGTCAGATCCCTTCGCCGCCCCTGCTCAGAAGGGGCTCCCCAACGCCGTACCGGGAGTTAAGATGAATGACCGTATGCACGCCGACGCGGCCATCAGGCACAAGGCCCTCCTCGAGCTGGAACTTTTTTATCTCTTTCACCATTTCTTCGTCATAGGTCTTCTTCAGTCCAAAGCGGCTTATTCCGGTCTTTTTTGCGATAAGCTGCGCTAACCACTGCAGATGGCGGCCGGTTTCGCCGGGCCGGATTTCGCCGCGCCAGGAAGGAGGCGCTTTCCAGAACAGGGTATATTCACCGAGCCATTTTTTCTCAAGCTCCTTCGGATCGACTGTCAGCTCACGGTCAGCAAGAAGAAGTGTAATGCGTTGCCCCTGGACAGCTTTGAGCAGGGCATAGAAGCTGCTTCCGTTATCATCAATAAGCTTAAGCACTGAAGGTCTGTTCAGTGCGACCAGCCTCTTCAGATCGCTTAAGCCCTTCAGGCACTGCAGTCCTTCGCTTGCCGCCTGTCTGCATACCGCGTTTATCTCAACGACCTTATAGGAGGAACCCCACTGTTTAAAGAGGCCCTGATATGTCATTGCTTCGCTTCGGTCAAGGGACTGTTCAGGGGGCCAATGAAGCGCAACGGGCAGAGGTAATGACTCTGTCTTCTTTTCCTGCACTTCCCTGAGTGGCTGAGGCGCAGGCTGAAAAAAGTCCTGCTTATAGGAAAATGCCGCAATCGCAGCCACCACGGCAAGCAAAACGATGCCGGCAGCAATCCAGCCTGCCGCCTTCAGGCGCTGCCCGCCCTCTTCTTCCCTGCCAAATACCTCCTGAGCCGCCTTCTTCAGCGTGGCCTTGTCAACCTTGTCTTTCCCCTGCACGTATGCGCCCAGTAATGACCGGTCACAGATCAGGTTTATCAGCCGGGGCACACCCCTGCTCAGCCGGTACAGCGTCGGTATGAGAGAGGACGGAAAGAGCTGCCGGTCAACGCCGCCAATGGCAAGACGATGGCTGACATAGGCATCCACGTCTTTAAGGGAAAGAGGGCCAAGGTGATACCGGGCAGTAATCCGCTGCTCGAGCTGGCTCATTTCAGGACGGCTCAGCATCTCTCTCAGTTCAGGCTGCCCCAGCAGAATGATCTGCAGCAGTTTATACTGGTTCGTCTCAAGGTTCGTAAGCAGCCGCACCTGCTCAAGCACGTCCGGGCTGAGGTTCTGTGCCTCCTCTATGATCAGTACGGTCTTATGACCCTGTGCACAGCTGGCAAGCAGAAAATCATTAATGCGGTCAATAAACATCTTGTTGCTCGCAGCACCTTCAGGATACGCTATACCCAGCTCATCACAGACCACCGCAAGCAGTTCCTCGACAGACACCCTGGGGTTGAGCACAAATGCGATATGCGTCTCAGGAAGCATCTGATCGAGAAGGCAGCGCGATACGGTAGTCTTGCCCGTACCGACATCTCCGGTCAGGAGGATAAATCCGCCGTCGCTTCCGATGCCGAAGGTAAGGTGCGCCAAAGCCTCCCGGTGCTGTTCGCTCATGAACAGATAGCGGGGGTCAGGAGCAATCGAAAAGGGAGGTTCCTTCAGTCCAAAATATTCTTGATATAAAACAGTCATACCCGATAGATCCTTGGCGCTAATGCACGCGTTCGTTTACGTTAGAGCGTACAATAAAATTCAGGAAAAAAACAAATGCCAGGGCCTCTCATGACCCTTTATCTGCTCATACGCTTTATAATAGCAAGTCATGGAAAAAATTATATATAAGACCGCAGGCACAAACCCTCCGTCGCAGGCAGCAGATATACTTGCGCTCGGAACCGGTCTGTCCAAAAGCAGGATCAAGGACGCCATGGTTAAAGGTGCTGTCTGGGTAAAACGAAAAGGCAACATGAAACGTCTCAGAAAGGCGACGACCGTGCTTTCGCCTCATGACCATATCGAGATACATTATGACGAAACGCTCCTTTCGATCAGGCCGCCGGAACCGGGACTCGTAAGCGATCAGGGATATTACAGCGTATGGTTCAAACCCTCGGGCCTTATGGCTCAGGGCACCATGTTTGGCGATCATTGTTCTCTTCTGAGACTGGCAGAACTTCACTTCCAGGTGAGGAGGCAGGCCTTTCTTGTGCACCGCCTGGACAGGGAAGCTGACGGGCTCATGATCATTGCACACAGCAAGGAATCGGCAGCACGGTTTTCCGAGCTTTTCCAGAAAAAGCTGATCACCAAGGAATACCGCGTTGAAGTCCTTGGTGATATGGGTCAGCAGGGGAAAAAAGGGACCATACGTCTGCCGCTTGACGGCAAGGAAGCGGTCACCGATTACGAGGTAATCTCCTATGACCCGCAGCAAAACAGGTCTGTTGTTTCTGCTTTTATCAGAACAGGCCGTCTGCATCAGATCCGCCGCCATTTTGAGATGATCGGCCATCCGGTAATGGGAGATCCGAAATATGGCAAAGGGAACAAAAACAGAGAAGGGATGAAGCTTACTGCGGTTTCCCTACGATTTCATTGCCCTTTCAGCAGGCAGGAAGTTACGTTTACGATCTGACAAAACCGGAAAAAAGTTCATCATCGTATCATTGCAGAACACGTGCAGTCTTTCTGCCCGATGCAGCGCAACATTACCTATCCCGTCGCCTTGCCACAAGTCACGCGTCATACCTACCATCCGCCGCCGCCACCGCCGCCGCCACCGCCGCCTGAGGAACCACCGCCGCTCCCTGAGCTTGAGCCCGGGGCTGTTGATGAGGAAGATATTGCATTGGAAAAAGAATCTCCCAAAGAGGAGGCAAACGCTGCTGAGTCACCAGAGCCCCACGAAGTGCCTGAATACCAAACGGGATGATACTGACCTGCTTCTCCGGCAGCAGAGGCTTTGTCTATGGTCCCCGAAAACTGTTCTGCCCACTGCTGCTCAACATCCAGCGCAAGGGCATACGGCAGATATTTTTCGAACAACTGAGGGGTACGGTCGGCTGGGTTTAACGTATTTAATCTGTCCTGCTGCGTTGCCGCAAGAAACCGCTTGAAACCTTCTATCTCGTCCAGCAGCTTTCTGCCTGCAAGCGTCGGCGCCTTCAGAAGATTAAAGAAGAGATAATTGACTGCCATTGCCACAAGAAGAAACAGCGGCATCACATAGGAGGTGCTCATTGCCAGCACGTACATGCCAAAACCCTCCCCACCCAGAAAAGGCAGAGAAAACAGGGTGCTGAATAGCGCACTTGCAACATATCCCAATCTGCTCCAGCCCCGGGACGAAATGACCATCTTCCATGAAGAAAATGTCTGCTTAAGCAGCATGATAACACCTACGCTCCAGCCGGTTAGCCAGACACAGATAAAGAGAAACACCGGAAGCCCGCCTTTGCTGATTGCAGAACTTATGCCGCTTATAA from Nitrospirota bacterium harbors:
- a CDS encoding AAA family ATPase, whose translation is MTVLYQEYFGLKEPPFSIAPDPRYLFMSEQHREALAHLTFGIGSDGGFILLTGDVGTGKTTVSRCLLDQMLPETHIAFVLNPRVSVEELLAVVCDELGIAYPEGAASNKMFIDRINDFLLASCAQGHKTVLIIEEAQNLSPDVLEQVRLLTNLETNQYKLLQIILLGQPELREMLSRPEMSQLEQRITARYHLGPLSLKDVDAYVSHRLAIGGVDRQLFPSSLIPTLYRLSRGVPRLINLICDRSLLGAYVQGKDKVDKATLKKAAQEVFGREEEGGQRLKAAGWIAAGIVLLAVVAAIAAFSYKQDFFQPAPQPLREVQEKKTESLPLPVALHWPPEQSLDRSEAMTYQGLFKQWGSSYKVVEINAVCRQAASEGLQCLKGLSDLKRLVALNRPSVLKLIDDNGSSFYALLKAVQGQRITLLLADRELTVDPKELEKKWLGEYTLFWKAPPSWRGEIRPGETGRHLQWLAQLIAKKTGISRFGLKKTYDEEMVKEIKKFQLEEGLVPDGRVGVHTVIHLNSRYGVGEPLLSRGGEGI
- a CDS encoding general secretion pathway protein GspB, producing the protein MSYILDALKKLEKERRRGKIPGLSEQDSIVYHSQRRPVWPYILIAVFVLNAALLFWWFLPKKSADSVMPAAPASQPLAAPSASQDVKMPEVKEPAGEVASGAAAGKASVSSTPVPPPAEKDSVLRERLLALRKKMQEDEQKSAGRINGEQKADHERQKVTEVAILEGKPEVAAEPLPEKKLYKFSELPPSVKGGLPVFSITAFLYSEKPSGRMARINERMMREGQELSPGIRVEEIVTDGVILSYRKFHFFVSVK
- a CDS encoding RluA family pseudouridine synthase; translated protein: MEKIIYKTAGTNPPSQAADILALGTGLSKSRIKDAMVKGAVWVKRKGNMKRLRKATTVLSPHDHIEIHYDETLLSIRPPEPGLVSDQGYYSVWFKPSGLMAQGTMFGDHCSLLRLAELHFQVRRQAFLVHRLDREADGLMIIAHSKESAARFSELFQKKLITKEYRVEVLGDMGQQGKKGTIRLPLDGKEAVTDYEVISYDPQQNRSVVSAFIRTGRLHQIRRHFEMIGHPVMGDPKYGKGNKNREGMKLTAVSLRFHCPFSRQEVTFTI
- a CDS encoding DUF2207 domain-containing protein, which produces WMIVGKDPEEGTIMVLYNPPAKMSPAMMRFIAHMGYDHKAFTAALINLAVKGLVTIQDDDGEYTVKKKSGAETDLSPEESTLYRRLFRAGRELALKQENHKDIREALTEVEEYLKLKCERNFFVTNTKYFIIGLVLTAIFLFISGISSAISKGGLPVFLFICVWLTGWSVGVIMLLKQTFSSWKMVISSRGWSRLGYVASALFSTLFSLPFLGGEGFGMYVLAMSTSYVMPLFLLVAMAVNYLFFNLLKAPTLAGRKLLDEIEGFKRFLAATQQDRLNTLNPADRTPQLFEKYLPYALALDVEQQWAEQFSGTIDKASAAGEAGQYHPVWYSGTSWGSGDSAAFASSLGDSFSNAISSSSTAPGSSSGSGGGSSGGGGGGGGGGGW
- a CDS encoding undecaprenyl/decaprenyl-phosphate alpha-N-acetylglucosaminyl 1-phosphate transferase, with product MTNIVAGLMSFFVPFSITLFILPRLASIASELGLVDHPNRRKVHNLPKPLVGGLGMSLGVAFACLLFLPLTNMRGYYAGAILLVVIGFFDDFREIHHRMKFIAQILSAILVIYFSNVSLHTFGELLYLWNINFDALTVPMTVIGFVGVINAINMVDGVDGLAGGISLISFISFAYLAYLDNHRDTMMLSIALSGALIAFMRYNWHPSRLFMGDAGSLFLGFSAAFVSIVLTQEPNSVARPVAPLISLTVPIDDTLTVMIKRLMKGKSPFYPDKKHLHHVLLKFGFSKLQTVAIILGLSAVFSSIALAGTLLEVPEYYLFYLFLTYFFSYFIASFFIRNILLKRKRNSRLRAKIMLK